In the Streptomyces fradiae ATCC 10745 = DSM 40063 genome, GCGTTCGCCCTGCTGGCGGTCGCCGCGTTCATGCTGGCGGACGCCCTCCTCTGACCGGGCGGCGGTCCGTGGGCGGCCGGGGCTTCGGACCCACCGCCCCCCGGAACCACCGGGCCCCGGCCTGCCGGGCCTCGCGCTGCCGGGTTTCGGAGTGCTCCGGGTGACCGGCGCCGTTCCCCGGAGTACTCCGGGCCCCGCGAGCGCTCCGGGCCCCGGCCGCCGCCCGCCCCGAGGGCGGCTCGGGGCTCCGCGCCCCGAGGGCCTCATGAGCCCTCGGGGCCCGAGGCGGCGGGTCGTTCAGGCCAGCGAGAGGAACAGCTTCTCCAGCCGGGCGCGCATCTGCTCCCGGTCTCCCGAGGCCGCCAGGTCCGCGTCCGTCAGGCAGTGCTGGAGGCCGGTGGCGATGATCGCGAACCCGGCCTTGTCGAGGGCGCGGGAGGCCGCCGCGAGCTGCGTGACCACGTCCTCGCAGTCCCGCCCCTCCTCGATCATCCGGATCACTCCGGCGATCTGGCCCTGCGCCCGGCGCAACCGGTTGACCACCGCCTTCAGTTCCTCGGCCGCCATCGCCAGTTCCACAGTCCACACTCCTTCGAGACACCCCCGCCGGCACGCTGCCGAGGGGGTAACCCGCGAGGGCCCGGGGATAGTCCCCCTCGGCCCTCCGCAGCTCA is a window encoding:
- a CDS encoding metal-sensitive transcriptional regulator translates to MELAMAAEELKAVVNRLRRAQGQIAGVIRMIEEGRDCEDVVTQLAAASRALDKAGFAIIATGLQHCLTDADLAASGDREQMRARLEKLFLSLA